From Sardina pilchardus chromosome 9, fSarPil1.1, whole genome shotgun sequence, a single genomic window includes:
- the LOC134093082 gene encoding immunoglobulin-like and fibronectin type III domain-containing protein 1 isoform X3, whose amino-acid sequence MWKRKAKVTDQTAAGQVGIKKKSKVPGVMITQYVEDSKIPEGKSHPDFTRKPIALTIQEGKLAIFKAIVTGDPQPTVTWARNNGEVTDPEKYQCKFDPNSHENTLEMPNISSEQADTYKCFAVNEYGKAVVTVMLNVIEVGFKKKKAVQEAQAAPELASGMPVLRKSKVKPKVVEEKKEGEIDPKFWELLMSADKKDYESICAEFGVKDFRWMLKTLNEMKREREEEQAQFIKNIDKLKPIKVNANGSASFELEMDLLEVSSRIFIYKDGEMVPFSLKQDDEVKHELKQVGKKYVFTIRDLLPDDAGLYQMDVEGVTVFSTDFKIPMVDFLVKIQEVKAMEREDAVFECVLSNPFSRINWFGKNAALEAGEKFDIEVSEDKLVHRLVVKDCAMVDKGIYAAVAGIKSCNAFLIVEADNDPNMRGKKKTRKTTKAGGSGLDLEKIAKEQQDKLQKDRAERIEAVQAAKEAAATDDSGSGTGQAAPESKPEPKPEPKPVEPVAVEVAVEEPGHSQTVKGSESQHEAPAMGHSETVKGPQHEAPAMGGKGDGSDADGAQLGSGTDGSGSKIKGSVEEDVSLTQGLSDTYAIRGQPVEMTLTLSSDKAEGTWYKDGEKLTSEAGMELKKDGATHKLVIQSAKDDHTGQYTFEARGCKTEASLTVGDAPEFDPDDLHKFSKPVIVKVGQTGSFKMPFEPQENLEIKWFKEGVLLNDGGGVKIQREPNHSRLIIKDCIRTDAGEVKIQLKTPFGEIEATSRLIVLDKPGPPEGPVEVLESTSTVIELQWKPPKDDGGSAVTNYIIERQQVGQPMWRKLGDVSADRVTFRDRNVIHGKNYIYRIYAENPEGVSEPLVTESTMAGVLVFPGPPCAPKVESAFKNCINLKWEPPLNDNGTIIIGYQLEKRKKDTQQWIALNPVNEPIEALKYAVKDVSEGAEYEFRVSAINESGAGEPSPPSVVVAARNPKMRPQFHSPEDFMVIRAGNSVRIKMTYEAEPQPDITWLKDDEPISPWVNIINVEGSSTLVIPTSQRPDSGIYTITAKNSSGSATFDIEVRVTDEPKPPGPVALEQLVHGRVIITWDPSPDQELDDRLHYMVTEHESNNRMWHTIADRLFCNTFTATVHSGREYHFRVYAKNDMGLSDPSNSPTWGFNCNKVAATTNVPVAVSLDRPPSIMVPLKVHTPPKGYQCFMTCAVRGFPTPYVFWYLNDTCINDNKNYYITNAHGICSMYILRVGTTDGGEYKVVAINSFGTAECSTKVNVKE is encoded by the exons TGGGCATCAAAAAGAAGTCCAAAGTGCCAGGTGTTATGATCACACAGTATGTGGAGGATTCAAAAATTCCTGAAGGCAAGAGCCACCCTGACTTCACACGCAAACCAATCGCCTTAACCATTCAAGAAG GTAAACTGGCCATTTTCAAAGCTATTGTCACCGGAGATCCACAACCAACAGTCACATGGGCTCGTAATAATGGAGAAGTTACTGATCCAGAAAAATATCAATGCAAATTTGATCCAAATTCTCATGAGAACACCCTTGAG ATGCCAAATATTTCATCAGAACAAGCAGACACATATAAATGCTTTGCCGTAAATGAATATGGGAAAGCTGTTGTTACCGTTATGCTCAATGTTATAGAAG TTGGcttcaagaaaaaaaaggctGTACAAGAGGCTCAGGCTGCACCTGAAC TTGCAAGTGGGATGCCTGTGCTGAGAAAAAG TAAAGTGAAGCCTAAAGTGGtcgaggagaagaaagaaggagaaattGACCCAAAGTTCTGGGAACTCTTGATGAGTGCCGACAAGAAAGACTATGAAAGCATCTGTGCAGAGTTTGGAGTTAAAGATTTCCGCTGGATGTTAAAAACACTGAATGAAATGAAAcgtgaaagagaagaagagcagGCACAG TTCATTAAAAACATAGACAAGCTTAAACCAATTAAAGTAAATGCCAATGGAAGTGCATCATTTGAGCTTGAAATGGACCTACTGGAAGTTTCTAGCAGGATATTCATCTACAAG GATGGTGAGATGGTTCCATTCAGTTTGAAGCAAGACGATGAAGTCAAGCATGAATTGAAGCAAGTTGGGAAAAAATATGTGTTCACTATACGAGACCTTCTACCTGATGATGCTGGTCTTTATCAGATGGATGTTGAAGGTGTCACAGTTTTTTCCACAGACTTCAAAA TTCCCATGGTGGACTTTTTGGTGAAAATACAAGAGGTTAaagcaatggagagagaggatgctGTATTTGAGTGCGTCTTATCAAATCCGTTCTCAAGGATCAACTGGTTTGGAAAGAATGCCGCACTGGAAGCAGGAGAAAAGTTTGACATTGAAGTGTCTGAGGACAAGCTCGTCCACAGATTAGTGGTTAAAGACTGCGCGATGGTGGACAAAGGAATCTATGCAGCTGTCGCTGGAATCAAGTCCTGTAATGCATTTCTGATAGTGGAGG CCGACAATGACCCAAATATGCGTGGTAAAAAGAAGACACGGAAGACCACTAAGGCTGGTGGCTCAGGTCTTGACCTGGAAAAGATTGCAAAGGAGCAGCAAGACAAACTCCAGaaagacagagcagagagaataGAGGCAGTGCAAGCTGCAAAGGAGGCCGCAGCAACTGATGATTCAGGATCAGGAACAGGGCAAGCAGCACCGGAGTCAAAGCCAGAGCCAAAGCCAGAGCCAAAGCCGGTTGAGCCAGTTGCAGTTGAAGTTGCAGTTGAAGAACCAG GACACTCACAGACTGTCAAAGGGTCTGAGTCACAACATGAGGCTCCAGCTATGG GACACTCAGAGACTGTCAAAGGGCCACAACATGAGGCTCCAGCTATGG GGGGTAAGGGAGACGGATCAGACGCTGATGGAGCTCAGCTTGGCTCAGGCACCGATGGATCTGGGTCCAAAATCAAAGGTTCTG TAGAGGAAGATGTAAGCCTCACTCAGGGGTTGTCAGATACATATGCAATCCGTGGCCAACCAGTGGAAATGACTTTGACCCTTAGCAGTGACAAAGCTGAAGGAACCTGGTATAAAGACGGGGAGAAG CTGACCAGTGAAGCTGGAATGGAACTTAAAAAGGATGGTGCCACTCATAAACTGGTGATCCAAAGTGCTAAGGATGATCATACTGGACAATACACATTTGAAGCTAGAGGGTGTAAAACAGAAGCATCTCTGACTGTTGGAG ATGCGCCTGAATTTGACCCCGATGACCTACACAAGTTCTCAAAGCCAGTGATTGTGAAGGTGGGCCAGACTGGCTCATTCAAGATGCCATTCGAACCTCAAGAGAACCTTGAAATCAAATGGTTCAAAGAGGGTGTTCTACTGAACGATGGAGGGGGAGTCAAGATCCAGAGAGAGCCCAATCACAGCCGTCTTATCATAAAAGACTGTATTCGCACTGACGCTGGAGAAGTCAAGATTCAACTCAAAACCCCATTTGGTGAAATTGAGGCCACTTCAAGACTCATTGTGCTAG acaagccagggccacCAGAGGGTCCAGTGGAGGTTCTTGAAAGCACATCCACTGTTATTGAGCTGCAATGGAAACCCCCGAAAGACGACGGTGGCTCAGCAGTGACAAACTACATCATAGAGCGACAGCAAGTGGGTCAGCCCATGTGGAGAAAACTTGGAGATGTTTCAGCAGACCGAGTGACGTTCAGAGACCGCAACGTCATACACGGAAAGAACTACATTTACCGCATTTATGCGGAGAACCCCGAGGGAGTCAGTGAACCGCTGGTGACAGAGAGCACCATGGCAGGAGTCCTGG tgttCCCGGGTCCACCATGTGCACCAAAGGTGGAAAGTGCTTTCAAAAACTGCATCAATTTGAAGTGGGAACCTCCACTCAATGACAACGGAACAATAATCATTGGATACCAACTGGAAAAACGCAAGAAAGACACACAACAGTGGATTGCTCTGAACCCTGTGAATGAGCCAATTGAAG CCCTGAAGTATGCTGTCAAAGACGTATCGGAGGGAGCAGAATATGAATTCAGAGTTTCAGCCATCAATGAGTCAGGGGCTGGAGAGCCAAGTCCTCCATCTGTGGTGGTAGCCGCAAGAAATCCAAAGA tgagaCCACAATTCCATAGCCCAGAAGATTTCATGGTTATAAGAGCTGGAAATTCTGTGAGAATCAAGATGACCTATGAG GCTGAGCCTCAGCCTGATATCACCTGGTTAAAAGATGATGAACCCATCTCTCCATGGGTTAACATCATAAATGTTGAGGGGTCATCAACCCTGGTGATTCCTACATCACAACGCCCAGATTCTGGAATCTACACCATTACTGCCAAGAACTCCAGTGGCTCTGCCACATTTGATATTGAGGTCAGAGTTACAG ATGAACCTAAACCACCAGGTCCAGTGGCATTAGAACAACTCGTCCATGGGAGAGTAATCATCACATGGGACCCCTCTCCTGACCAGGAGCTGGATGACCGCCTGCACTACATGGTGACTGAGCACGAGTCCAACAACCGCATGTGGCACACCATTGCTGATCGCCTCTTCTGCAACACTTTCACCGCAACCGTACATTCTGGGAGAGAGTACCATTTCCGCGTCTACGCCAAGAATGACATGGGTCTATCAGATCCATCTAATTCACCCACCTGGGGTTTCAACTGTAACAAAG TTGCAGCAACAACAAATGTCCCGGTGGCAGTGTCCTTAGACAGGCCCCCATCCATCATGGTTCCTCTGAAAGTCCACACTCCTCCAAAAGGCTACCAGTGCTTCATGACATGCGCTGTCCGTGGCTTTCCCACACCATATGTCTTCTGGTACCTGAATGACACCTGcatcaatgacaacaaaaaCTACTACATCACCAATGCCCATGGCATCTGCTCCATGTATATCCTCAGAGTGGGCACCACTGACGGTGGAGAGTATAAGGTGGTGGCAATCAACTCATTTGGCACTGCCGAGTGTTCCACAAAAGTCAACGTCAAAG AATGA
- the LOC134093082 gene encoding immunoglobulin-like and fibronectin type III domain-containing protein 1 isoform X6 has translation MWKRKAKVTDQTAAGQGPEPEKKYKKKVGIKKKSKVPGVMITQYVEDSKIPEGKSHPDFTRKPIALTIQEGKLAIFKAIVTGDPQPTVTWARNNGEVTDPEKYQCKFDPNSHENTLEMPNISSEQADTYKCFAVNEYGKAVVTVMLNVIEVGFKKKKAVQEAQAAPELASGMPVLRKSKVKPKVVEEKKEGEIDPKFWELLMSADKKDYESICAEFGVKDFRWMLKTLNEMKREREEEQAQFIKNIDKLKPIKVNANGSASFELEMDLLEVSSRIFIYKDGEMVPFSLKQDDEVKHELKQVGKKYVFTIRDLLPDDAGLYQMDVEGVTVFSTDFKIPMVDFLVKIQEVKAMEREDAVFECVLSNPFSRINWFGKNAALEAGEKFDIEVSEDKLVHRLVVKDCAMVDKGIYAAVAGIKSCNAFLIVEADNDPNMRGKKKTRKTTKAGGSGLDLEKIAKEQQDKLQKDRAERIEAVQAAKEAAATDDSGSGTGQAAPESKPEPKPEPKPVEPVAVEVAVEEPGGKGDGSDADGAQLGSGTDGSGSKIKGSVEEDVSLTQGLSDTYAIRGQPVEMTLTLSSDKAEGTWYKDGEKLTSEAGMELKKDGATHKLVIQSAKDDHTGQYTFEARGCKTEASLTVGDAPEFDPDDLHKFSKPVIVKVGQTGSFKMPFEPQENLEIKWFKEGVLLNDGGGVKIQREPNHSRLIIKDCIRTDAGEVKIQLKTPFGEIEATSRLIVLDKPGPPEGPVEVLESTSTVIELQWKPPKDDGGSAVTNYIIERQQVGQPMWRKLGDVSADRVTFRDRNVIHGKNYIYRIYAENPEGVSEPLVTESTMAGVLVFPGPPCAPKVESAFKNCINLKWEPPLNDNGTIIIGYQLEKRKKDTQQWIALNPVNEPIEALKYAVKDVSEGAEYEFRVSAINESGAGEPSPPSVVVAARNPKMRPQFHSPEDFMVIRAGNSVRIKMTYEAEPQPDITWLKDDEPISPWVNIINVEGSSTLVIPTSQRPDSGIYTITAKNSSGSATFDIEVRVTDEPKPPGPVALEQLVHGRVIITWDPSPDQELDDRLHYMVTEHESNNRMWHTIADRLFCNTFTATVHSGREYHFRVYAKNDMGLSDPSNSPTWGFNCNKVAATTNVPVAVSLDRPPSIMVPLKVHTPPKGYQCFMTCAVRGFPTPYVFWYLNDTCINDNKNYYITNAHGICSMYILRVGTTDGGEYKVVAINSFGTAECSTKVNVKE, from the exons GTCCCGAACCAGagaaaaaatataaaaagaaag TGGGCATCAAAAAGAAGTCCAAAGTGCCAGGTGTTATGATCACACAGTATGTGGAGGATTCAAAAATTCCTGAAGGCAAGAGCCACCCTGACTTCACACGCAAACCAATCGCCTTAACCATTCAAGAAG GTAAACTGGCCATTTTCAAAGCTATTGTCACCGGAGATCCACAACCAACAGTCACATGGGCTCGTAATAATGGAGAAGTTACTGATCCAGAAAAATATCAATGCAAATTTGATCCAAATTCTCATGAGAACACCCTTGAG ATGCCAAATATTTCATCAGAACAAGCAGACACATATAAATGCTTTGCCGTAAATGAATATGGGAAAGCTGTTGTTACCGTTATGCTCAATGTTATAGAAG TTGGcttcaagaaaaaaaaggctGTACAAGAGGCTCAGGCTGCACCTGAAC TTGCAAGTGGGATGCCTGTGCTGAGAAAAAG TAAAGTGAAGCCTAAAGTGGtcgaggagaagaaagaaggagaaattGACCCAAAGTTCTGGGAACTCTTGATGAGTGCCGACAAGAAAGACTATGAAAGCATCTGTGCAGAGTTTGGAGTTAAAGATTTCCGCTGGATGTTAAAAACACTGAATGAAATGAAAcgtgaaagagaagaagagcagGCACAG TTCATTAAAAACATAGACAAGCTTAAACCAATTAAAGTAAATGCCAATGGAAGTGCATCATTTGAGCTTGAAATGGACCTACTGGAAGTTTCTAGCAGGATATTCATCTACAAG GATGGTGAGATGGTTCCATTCAGTTTGAAGCAAGACGATGAAGTCAAGCATGAATTGAAGCAAGTTGGGAAAAAATATGTGTTCACTATACGAGACCTTCTACCTGATGATGCTGGTCTTTATCAGATGGATGTTGAAGGTGTCACAGTTTTTTCCACAGACTTCAAAA TTCCCATGGTGGACTTTTTGGTGAAAATACAAGAGGTTAaagcaatggagagagaggatgctGTATTTGAGTGCGTCTTATCAAATCCGTTCTCAAGGATCAACTGGTTTGGAAAGAATGCCGCACTGGAAGCAGGAGAAAAGTTTGACATTGAAGTGTCTGAGGACAAGCTCGTCCACAGATTAGTGGTTAAAGACTGCGCGATGGTGGACAAAGGAATCTATGCAGCTGTCGCTGGAATCAAGTCCTGTAATGCATTTCTGATAGTGGAGG CCGACAATGACCCAAATATGCGTGGTAAAAAGAAGACACGGAAGACCACTAAGGCTGGTGGCTCAGGTCTTGACCTGGAAAAGATTGCAAAGGAGCAGCAAGACAAACTCCAGaaagacagagcagagagaataGAGGCAGTGCAAGCTGCAAAGGAGGCCGCAGCAACTGATGATTCAGGATCAGGAACAGGGCAAGCAGCACCGGAGTCAAAGCCAGAGCCAAAGCCAGAGCCAAAGCCGGTTGAGCCAGTTGCAGTTGAAGTTGCAGTTGAAGAACCAG GGGGTAAGGGAGACGGATCAGACGCTGATGGAGCTCAGCTTGGCTCAGGCACCGATGGATCTGGGTCCAAAATCAAAGGTTCTG TAGAGGAAGATGTAAGCCTCACTCAGGGGTTGTCAGATACATATGCAATCCGTGGCCAACCAGTGGAAATGACTTTGACCCTTAGCAGTGACAAAGCTGAAGGAACCTGGTATAAAGACGGGGAGAAG CTGACCAGTGAAGCTGGAATGGAACTTAAAAAGGATGGTGCCACTCATAAACTGGTGATCCAAAGTGCTAAGGATGATCATACTGGACAATACACATTTGAAGCTAGAGGGTGTAAAACAGAAGCATCTCTGACTGTTGGAG ATGCGCCTGAATTTGACCCCGATGACCTACACAAGTTCTCAAAGCCAGTGATTGTGAAGGTGGGCCAGACTGGCTCATTCAAGATGCCATTCGAACCTCAAGAGAACCTTGAAATCAAATGGTTCAAAGAGGGTGTTCTACTGAACGATGGAGGGGGAGTCAAGATCCAGAGAGAGCCCAATCACAGCCGTCTTATCATAAAAGACTGTATTCGCACTGACGCTGGAGAAGTCAAGATTCAACTCAAAACCCCATTTGGTGAAATTGAGGCCACTTCAAGACTCATTGTGCTAG acaagccagggccacCAGAGGGTCCAGTGGAGGTTCTTGAAAGCACATCCACTGTTATTGAGCTGCAATGGAAACCCCCGAAAGACGACGGTGGCTCAGCAGTGACAAACTACATCATAGAGCGACAGCAAGTGGGTCAGCCCATGTGGAGAAAACTTGGAGATGTTTCAGCAGACCGAGTGACGTTCAGAGACCGCAACGTCATACACGGAAAGAACTACATTTACCGCATTTATGCGGAGAACCCCGAGGGAGTCAGTGAACCGCTGGTGACAGAGAGCACCATGGCAGGAGTCCTGG tgttCCCGGGTCCACCATGTGCACCAAAGGTGGAAAGTGCTTTCAAAAACTGCATCAATTTGAAGTGGGAACCTCCACTCAATGACAACGGAACAATAATCATTGGATACCAACTGGAAAAACGCAAGAAAGACACACAACAGTGGATTGCTCTGAACCCTGTGAATGAGCCAATTGAAG CCCTGAAGTATGCTGTCAAAGACGTATCGGAGGGAGCAGAATATGAATTCAGAGTTTCAGCCATCAATGAGTCAGGGGCTGGAGAGCCAAGTCCTCCATCTGTGGTGGTAGCCGCAAGAAATCCAAAGA tgagaCCACAATTCCATAGCCCAGAAGATTTCATGGTTATAAGAGCTGGAAATTCTGTGAGAATCAAGATGACCTATGAG GCTGAGCCTCAGCCTGATATCACCTGGTTAAAAGATGATGAACCCATCTCTCCATGGGTTAACATCATAAATGTTGAGGGGTCATCAACCCTGGTGATTCCTACATCACAACGCCCAGATTCTGGAATCTACACCATTACTGCCAAGAACTCCAGTGGCTCTGCCACATTTGATATTGAGGTCAGAGTTACAG ATGAACCTAAACCACCAGGTCCAGTGGCATTAGAACAACTCGTCCATGGGAGAGTAATCATCACATGGGACCCCTCTCCTGACCAGGAGCTGGATGACCGCCTGCACTACATGGTGACTGAGCACGAGTCCAACAACCGCATGTGGCACACCATTGCTGATCGCCTCTTCTGCAACACTTTCACCGCAACCGTACATTCTGGGAGAGAGTACCATTTCCGCGTCTACGCCAAGAATGACATGGGTCTATCAGATCCATCTAATTCACCCACCTGGGGTTTCAACTGTAACAAAG TTGCAGCAACAACAAATGTCCCGGTGGCAGTGTCCTTAGACAGGCCCCCATCCATCATGGTTCCTCTGAAAGTCCACACTCCTCCAAAAGGCTACCAGTGCTTCATGACATGCGCTGTCCGTGGCTTTCCCACACCATATGTCTTCTGGTACCTGAATGACACCTGcatcaatgacaacaaaaaCTACTACATCACCAATGCCCATGGCATCTGCTCCATGTATATCCTCAGAGTGGGCACCACTGACGGTGGAGAGTATAAGGTGGTGGCAATCAACTCATTTGGCACTGCCGAGTGTTCCACAAAAGTCAACGTCAAAG AATGA